From Bombina bombina isolate aBomBom1 chromosome 1, aBomBom1.pri, whole genome shotgun sequence:
AAGGATTATTTGATTGCACTGcacagaaataaagatgctatcatgagGACACTTCTAAGTGTGTTAAAATCGAATTATAAACCATTGATAATTTGAAATCAGTCCGAGCAACTTTATTTCCTAATttgttgtataattatttatgcaaattcgaTGCTAATGACTGTGTCAGGTATATCTTTCCAGAAAAGGAACTATagtaggctaagttttttttttttaatttgaatttgaCATTTGCTGTTTCACAATGATCCTTGAAGTTTGAAGGATATGAATGCAAAAAGATAGTACTGGGGACAAGATAGGAAAAAGGAGATAACGGGAACAAGTGTAGCAATAATTTGTTAGCTAGAATATAATCTTGTAGAAATTGTGACAGGGAACCTTTTCTTATGAATATTCTCTGTTAGTAAAcgtattctaattttttttattttctctaaaacCATAACTTTTATTGTTCTACACAAACACTTTTTGTTTGTTTGCCATTTTACAACAGCAGAAGGTTGTTTTTGTTCAATGGGAGGCCAAAAACTACTTTGCACTCAGGTCATGTTAacaccattaaagggccataatagttgaaaacttACATGCTCTTATTCGCTAAACCACCACTGATCCAATAAATAGAGCTGGTTGCATTAACTCAGTATTGTAATTAGTAGACGTGCATTCGTTTATTTCAGGCCAATCTGAATGCTGAAGATGGCGGCCAAAAACCAGATTTGGCAATTTTCTGAGTCGAATATatacttgtgaaagtgcaacattataagatctgtgcaaatccagatcttattgtgttgtactttcacaataATAAATCCAGCTTTGAAAACTGCTGAATGTGACTTGCGGCCGTCATATTTAACATTCAGATCAGCCCAAAATAGTCAAATGCACATTTAGTAATTGGCACTGCTGTTTGGATGAGAGGCAGTTTCTCGGGAGCAGCAGTGCTCTGCAGTCCCTAGCGGTACTACTGTATCTGTAacccctttgctggggttaaacatacagtagtaCAGGGTCAtgtaatttttttactattattttccACTTGCACATGCTACTGTTAATGAACTCGAGTTGTTGTCTTCCTCTACTAAGTGGAAAGGGTAATAATGATCCTTACAACAGTGCTCAAATTTCCACGTGCCAGGGTGCCACATATACAAAAAAAACTCTTGTACTTAGAGTAATGGGCCCCGGCAATGCCCCTACATTTACATAATTTTCTCTCTATTTATTTGACTAATTTTGTCATCCAGGAATGTAGgaatctctctgtctctgtctctgtctctgtctctgtctctctctctctctctctctctctctctgtgtgtctctctctcggtgtgtctctctctgtctctctctgtctctctctgtctctgtctctctctgtctctctctgtctctgtctctctctctctgtctctgtctctctctctgtctctctctgtctctctctgtctctctctgtctgtctgtctctctctctctctctctctctgtctctctctctgtctctctctctgtctctctctctgtctctctctctgtctctctctctgtctctgtctctctctctgtctctgtctctctctctctctctctctctctctctctctctctctctctctctctctctctgtctgtctgtctgtctctctctgtctctgtctctgtctctgtctctctctatctctgtctctgtctctgtctctctctatctctgtctctctctatctctatctctgtctctctatatatacacaattaaagcTTTCTGGTTTATTCTGCCTTTTTGGCATTAAAAAACAAGTTTAGAATGTTAAACTGTCATCAACATCAAAATCCATCATCCAACATTAGAGCTGCAGCATTTCAGGTGAAAAGTGAGGTGGTTACCACTTACTCCACAATCACAGAATCCCAATATCTTGTTCTTAGTGATGTTCTTTTTGGCAGGTTTAGAGGCACTTACTTTATTCTATTAgctttttaattattataaaatacTCAGGATTCTTGCTTTTATATTTAGTAGCATTGTTGTCTTAGCTATGGAGATTGGTCTCTACTTAGTGACTGTTAAGCATCAGAACTGGAGATTCAATGGGGGCATCTTAGCAACAACAAAAAGAACCATCAGTACAGTTATAAGTAAAGAAAGTGTGGCAGTTTAATGGGATAACCCCACTCATGAGTAAGGAATCGTTTCAAGATCTGTGTAGCTGGATAGAAAATATGTCTCTGAGCCAGCCTAAAAAGGACATCACTCAGGACTTTATGGAGAGGTTGTTTGGTGATCATATCTTCCTTTTAATGCACTGACTGACACAGTGAGCTTCAGTAtaatatgttgcatcactttcttGCAACCAAAGAGTTaatcttggaattctttgttattAATGGCCAAGGGGTTAATCTCTGTGCTAAAACTGTTACTAGCAATAGTTATTCACTTATATCTGTGACTTGCATTTGTCAGTTTCTGACTTTTACATCTTAATTAACTTTGTCAAACCCTGATAAAAACTATAAATGATGTTTCAAACAAAACTGAACTTTCTTCAAATGAGGGAAGTTTGgtcattgagaaaaaaaaaatttctaacatAAATGGACTGATTTATCATGGcacgaatggggccaaatacctctGTTTCCACACGAGACTttaggtcttaagaccactgctccttaactcgtccgccgactctgaggctgcggacatcagtcCGCCCGATCGcttacgattgggttaattgacacccgaatctgcagagggcggcattgcacaagcagttcactagaacgtatactgtcggcattcagcggtctggcggacatgatgtgCTACAGCATATTATGTCcgctagacattgataaatcggccccataatgtgtTAATGTATTCATCAACATCCCGCACTTTACTGGTACTGCAAGACAATAGAAAaggcttgtaattacaaggtgttttatttccctttaattctgTTATCTTAAAAagcacctattttttatttttaaaaattggccaatattacacattttaatgttcttttttttgCAGATATGGAGTattatgttttattaattataGTATATGATTTGCTCTTTCAGATATCTCTACTGATCAGTCATGGCATCTTCATTACCCAGGACCCTTGGAGAGCTTCAACTGTACCGGATATTACAACGCGCTAACCTCTTGTCTTACTTTGATGCCTTTATCCAGCAGGGTGGGGATGATGTTCAGCAGCTCTGTGAAGCAGGAGAGGAGGAGTTTCTTGAAATAATGGCACTAGTTGGAATGGCAAGTAAACCACTTCATGTTAGGAGACTACAAAAGGCATTAAGAGACTGGGTTACCAATCCAGCACTCTTTAACCAGCCCCTGACATCTCTGCCCGTTAGCAGCATCCCAATTTATAAACTCCCAGAATCCTCCCCTTCTTTGCTTGGAATAACATCCAGCAGTTATGAAAGAAACAGCAATACTAGAGAACCACATCTGAAGATTCCTAAGTGTGCCGCAACCACCTGTGTACAAAGTGTGGGCCCAGGAAAATCAGATGGGGTGGGAAATTCTCCTCTTCAAAGCAACAGTGAAGGAAGACACTGGCCGAGTCACCATACGACGGAGAGCGAGCACAGCTTGTCTCCGGCAGACCTTGGGTCTCCTGCATCGCCGAGGGACACCACTGAAACCTTGGATGCAGCAGCTACACTTTCTGTGACTGAAtgtgttgaaaggatggtgccctCTATCCCCAAAAGTGACTTGAATGAGGTCAGGGAATTACTGAAGACTAACAAGAAGCTAGCAAAAATGATTGGGCATATCTTTGAGATGACAGATGAGGATCCTCGAAAGGAAGAGGAAATTCGCAAGTACAGTGCTATCTATGGGCGGTTTGATTCAAAGCGGAAGGACGGGAAACATCTGACTCTGCACGAGGTAAAGATGAAAACATAGAGTAAATATTTCCTTCTAAAGTGTAAGTGGGTGGTTTGTAAGCAAACGGTAACACACCTAAGATAGAGGCTCCTTTACGCAGTTGAAGATGCAGCCTCACACTGATTTATGTAGATGAATTGCAGTAAGACAACAGTATATTTTAAAGCACAATTCTTGCAGATGTAATTGACCAATTTTAATAGTGAAAATTGCCTTTGGTTAAATATGTCTTTTTCCTAATTCCTGTGGTGCATTTCATACTATTATGTTGCAGAGCATTGTGTCGTTCTGTCCcttttgtagttattttttttttgttggtttgttttcattattattttttcttaaagagacataaaaccccaacattttcttttatgattcagatggaacatacaatttttaacaacttttcaacttCTATTATTGAAAAGAGGAAGGTAaggttaggagtgtgcacgtgtctgcagttttgtaacaatgttatacattagcacaagcactagatgacagcactatttgacaaagaataacaaaagaatgaagcaaatttgataatagaattaaattggaaactttttttaaaattttattttctgtttgaatcatgaaagacattttttgggtttcatgtcccttttaaacgtTGCCTTTcacagggacagtctagtataaattaaactttcattattcagataggacttttaattttaatcaactttaaaatttacttttatcatcaaatttgcttttttctcttggtattcttagtttaaactaaacataggtaggctcatatgctaatttctaagcatttaagggctgcctcttatcacatgctttttaaatctcttttttaacacaaagagacagaaagtacacgtgggccatatagataacactgtgttcaggcacagggggttatttaagatctagcacaaaacaatgctaaatttaagacaatagataataaacagtcacagtcatgtgatcagggggctggaagaaggttcctagatacacgttaatcacagaggtaaaaaatatattaatataactgtgttggttgtgcaaaactggggaatgggtaataaagggattatctatcttttaaaacaataacaattctatggtagactgtccctttaaaagatcacAAAATTGTGGGCAAAATGAGAAATCAGTAATAGCATGGTCTCAGTTTTTaatgtgtaaatatgttttttcacaGGTATATTTTGTACAACAGTGACATGGGGttgaaggaccactaaatacagtagaaatgcataattaacaagggcataataaaaagacaatgcaatagcttactctgaatttcacaaaagcattttttttctggcagatttattttttttcctgtttgccagccccctgtaccatgtgacaatcatcacccaatcacagactagtatatgtataccctgtgagcttgtgcgtaTGCTCAgtaagctggtgcctcaaaaaatgtgcatataaaaacgtgcaaaatttgataattgtgtgcactttcttaatcatgaaaatttaattttgacttgagtgtccctttaaaataaatgcatTATACATTTGTATGTCGTCATTATTGAGAACATTTATGCAAATCAAGTTTATTTTGATTGGTACACGCACAGCTTGATAAAACTGAAACCTAAATGTAGACCTCACCTCACTTATAGCTTGAAACCCTGCTTTGAAGGGAGGTAAAAGGCAGAATAAAAGTCTACTCTATCACTAGAGCAGTTTATTTTTTTGACTAATAGGCTCTCTGCTGCAGCCACTGTCTGGATGGTGTACATGTATGCTTTACTggtggtagttaaagggacactcaagtcaaaatttaaactttcatgattcagatagagcaggcaattttaaacaacttttcaatttacatccattaacaaactgtgcacagtcatttaatatttacacttataaattatacatatatgcatttttgattggttgatggctgtcacatgatgcagtgtagacataactgaaatttgtctgaaaaaaaaattaactactcatttgaagttcagaataagtgctactgcattgtcttgttatcatgcatgtgttgattatgcaaatatactgtagttactgttcttttaataaaaaaataataattttttttttttacctggctaagctgtgatttttttttttatcattgcatTATTTTGGCTAGAAACTTGCAAATTGCAAATAAGGGGTGTCACACAGGCGGTGGATGAATCAGTTGAGCTAGGCATTAAGGATGtgcaaatatttaacatttgtTAGAGTAGAAAACACAACACACATATCTGCAAATCTAGATATTTTTATGATGTACGTTTAGTCTAATAAATTTGGCACCAAAATGAGCCAATTGCCCCAGAATTCGCCCATTCCAACGAATGCTGAATATTTGCATATCCCTACTAGGCATGGAGTAAATAATTTGATCTCATTACTATATCCATTTGaacacttgcttaaagggacagtcaagtcaaaattaaacttcatgattcacatagggcatgcaaacaactttctaatttatttttatcatcaaatttgctttttttgtattctttgttaaacatagactcataagccattgaaggctgctttttatctttgtgcattttgacagtttttcacaactagacagtgctagttcataggtgtcatatagaaaacattttgctcaataactgaaataagggggcagtctgcagcagcttagatacaaggtaatgccagaggtaaaaaaaatatattaatataactgtgtttggtaatatagagattatctatctttttaaacaataacaattttcaagttgactgtcccttttaaacatcaTCATCTCTAGTGAGACTACTCAAGCAAATACCTGGAAATCCACCTGTTTACCCCTTAGCAGCCTGTAAGAGACGTCTTCATCGGCCCAAAGCAGCAATAAAGAACTGCACATATTTAGTAAATAAATTAGCTTAAATTTTGCTAAGTTTCActagatacatacataaatagcCTGTATCTAGAGAGGGGATACAAGGGCTTTTACTGTTAGTAACTAATAGGGCAGCCTAATCTTATATCATTCTTTGTAGCTCAGATTTGCTTTGTTTGAGGAAGTTAGCAGCATATACAGGTGTATGCAGATTGCTTTTTGTGTCACCTGTCACTCTTTTTGCTTGCTATTTGTACTGTTTATCACttctttaaaggaatataaaagtgcaaaaagaaaatgctctcattttattattgcactagttcTTGCATACAgctttgtgtttaacccatgcaaagggattaaacacatggttaaagtacagaacagcaatgcactcctctgagctacctgaacacatggtGAGCTAGTGTCGAGACAATTATGTATAGCCACCGGTTATGAGCTAGTTcctagagaacaaagtaaattagataatagaagtgaatttaaaagtgtcttaaaggaccactaaatacagtaaaattaaaCAATTGAAAAATACacaatagacaatgcaatagcatttactttgaatttaaaattagcagtagaatattttctggcaaatgtgAAAGTTAATCTAGTCTTCCctccccctttaccatgtgacagctattagcctATCACAAAATGTATACTCGTTTATACTGTGTACTTTTGtacctgctcagtaggagctggaggcTCAGAAAAATATAATGAAAGTATTTTCTGATCATCACCTAATTCACAATTATAGAGAAACAAAATTTgcctaaactaataacacacacaaacggtagttttcaaatatttattaaagACATTGAGTAATTATTCACAATGCAGACTGGAAAAAAGTAAATGAACCCCTGTGATAGCGACTTCTCCAAAAAGCTATTTAGAATCAAGTATTTCAACTAAGGAGATGAGATTGGAAGTGTGGGTTGCACAGGTGCCCTGCTCTATACATAAAGCCTGGTTACTGACTGTTCTTCTCAAGAGAGATTGGTTAGTATGAACCATGCCTCAATCCCAACCTTAGAAGACACATTATACTCCCTAGGAGTGGGTGTCTTGCAAATATCACTCCAAATGCACAACGGGCAGTCCTGAGAGAGAACCCAAAGGTTACCTCAAAAGTCCTCCAAAAAAACTATACACACTGAGGAAGTCTTTCATGTGTCCACTATTAGAAAAACACTGAACAAGAATAGTGTTGGACACCATAAAGTAAACCAACCCtgtctaaaaaaaacattgcagaatGTCTCAAGTTTGCCCAAGATCACCTGAATGTTCCACAATGCTTCTGAGAAAATGTGCTGTAGACAGATGAAAGCTTTCTGGCAAAAATGCACAAAGCTATGTGCGGAGGAAAAAGGGCACAGCACACCAAcaccaaaacctcatcccaactgtggtTTGGGGCTGCTGTGCTGCCTCAGGGTGTggacaccttgcagtcattgatGAAACAATGAACTAAAAAGTGTATcatgtcaggacaattgtctgggaaaattcactatttttatattgcatattaatcacgtcTGTGCTATttaaaattgatcatgtgtatttacttatatattcaggtaaacatatacatatgtagacattttACATAAGAATTTTAAATCAGCAGTTCATGACCTCAAACTAAAGAGAGGTTGGTTTATGCAACAAAACAGTGACCCAAGCACACAAGTAAATCAACTAAAGAGTGATTATAAAAGAAGAGGATTGGTGTTTTTGAAAGTCAGAGTCCTGACTTTAACCCTATTAAGATACCATGGCATGACCTGATGAGGGCTGTGCAATCAAGACAACCCAGAAATATTGATGAACTGAAATAGATTTGtagggaggaatggtccaaaattcctCCTCAGCCTTATACAAGCGTTATAAGCAGCTACAGGAAACATTTAATGGAGGTCGTTTTTGCTAAAGGAGGATCTACAAGTTAATAAATTCAAGGGTTTACTTACTTTTTCTAGCCTGCACTGTAAATGAACGAGTGCTCAAAGAAGGTAACTATGTATTAAGAGCACATTGCCTTATAATATCCAGAGCTTACATTCACATTTTGTAATCgcattttgaaagtttaatttttttttaactgagaCTTTGCCTATCTTGTGTGTCAACCCGACAATGTAGACAACCTTAGGAAAGGGCAGAGAGAATATCTTCTTTGAATATACCCCGCCAGTctgagtaaaaaaaatatttaaattaggcAATGCCGAAAAGGACATAGAGCACATGCTCAACAACGACACAGACGCTTGCTGGTTGCCATACATGCACAGTACCTCTCCTTACTAGATAGAAGCTACATTGTAAAGAAAAACACATACAAGGGTCagtgtatacacatacagtgtaAAGACCATATACACTGATAAGATTACTGGTTACATATTGTGTTTTAAAAATTGCGGTGACATCACCGGACCCTGGCTCATGTGCAAACTAGGCACACGCGCAAGCAAAGAGCACAATACTGTAGGTAGGAGTGAGCAGAGCCTGTGATTAATAAATGTGTCCtactgagattccggggcctgttTAGGAGACTTGATTATAGactcaaaataattttttaaaataaaattatactttttttgcaAAACATATTCGGATGGACTGTATTTCATAATAATGTTAAATTGATTAACATTATAAAAAATGCAGTAATACACTGTCCCttcaatgtcttcaataaaaatgtGAAAGTACAACTGTTTGTGTGATATTATCTTAGTTAGATTGTGTGTGTCTATAATTGTGACTTAGATTAAGTGAAtaatcaatgcagaaatccaggCAATTCCAAAGGGTTCACCAACGTATTCATGTAACTGTATATTATAGATAATCTTTGTACTACCTGGAAGAGACTTTCTTTCATAAATGTACCCTAAGACATTAACCATTTTGTATGCATGTATAACTGCAATGCATTATGTGACAGGTTCTAGTGGAATTAATGTTTGAGTCTTTAGAGTGAAGCCGTCCATACTGAGTTTAGAAAGTATATAATACACATGTGCATCCTTAGGTGTTCCAAAGGGacagaaaatgtttaaaatgtgtatGACAGAGATTGCATTTAAGGGAGGGATTGCAAAAGTGTTTTGTGGGGTAAAACAATAGTTTCTGTCAACTTCAAGCATCAAGTAACCCTAACAAAtcaatggccagattacaagtggagctttaacagttacgcacaagcaaaaaggggtttattgtgggtgtttgtgcaCGTCtggcttattacaagttgaaagttaaacatgATCACgcgagcacaattgaagttaaagggacattaaacaccaaaaatgttattgtttaaaaagatagataattcatttatttaccattccccagttttgcataacaaacactgttatagaaatatactttttacctctgtaattaccttgtatctaagcttttgcagactgccccttatctcagatcttttgacagacttgcatacttaggcaattaatgctgactcttaaataacttaatgtgcgtgagcacagggttatctatatgaaacacatgaactaacgccctctagctgtgaaaactgtcaaatgcagaggcggccttcaaggacttagaaattagcatatgaacctacataggtttagctttcaactaagaataacaagagaacaaagcaaatttgatgataaaagtaaattagaaagttgtttaaaattgcatgccctatctgaatcatgaaagtttaatttggactttaatactctggttaactgtttcttgaaaactttcacaaaacacatcaaaaatacattacaaagtacagttacactcataataacaccatctaataaaaagtattaaaaaaaaaaattgcagaaaaaaagttataacggctcaaatatatgaggtctcgggtgtaaaaaggcaggcaaagatatgtacatgtctaaatatctatatgtttgtatgtatactgtgtatgtgtgtgtgtgtgtgtatgtatgtgtgtgtgtgcgtgcatatgtatttatatatgtatttacagacatatatacacatacatacatatgtatccatttatgtatgtgcattggaaagtagatgaaaagatgtaaaagcatatttatgcaatattaataaagttttatactgtgtatttactgtaaatatttcacattccaatgttctgcacatggggggatatgttctaagtatttataaatagacattcctatatatatctgtatatatctatacctatatataatcatgtgtgtatatatatatatatatatatatatatatatatatatatctatagggcgcaatccgatatagatcgtagtttgcggcgcaagtgagggaaccccccgccgcccgtagtctcagctcgcaactcgagctatccaatatacggcgccgtcagatgctaaactggcgtaagtcggataaaccagcgatgtccagaaatctgcgtaagtacaaatttctggagtcgccagtgacttacggcactttagaaactgccggcgcctacaaaacctgactaagttatgaaatcacccgtactgtcgaacacgcctcccaaacatagcccgacatgtctaaccctctatccgctatcccccctcactctcctaataataaatgcattaacccctaaactgccgctcccggaccccgcggccacctacattaactaccccctaatgtgagttactaccccctaatgtgagcccctataccgccgccagctacattacctaccccttaatgtgagcccctataccgccgccacctacattaactaccccc
This genomic window contains:
- the NAB1 gene encoding NGFI-A-binding protein 1 isoform X3; the encoded protein is MASSLPRTLGELQLYRILQRANLLSYFDAFIQQGGDDVQQLCEAGEEEFLEIMALVGMASKPLHVRRLQKALRDWVTNPALFNQPLTSLPVSSIPIYKLPESSPSLLGITSSSYERNSNTREPHLKIPKCAATTCVQSVGPGKSDGVGNSPLQSNSEGRHWPSHHTTESEHSLSPADLGSPASPRDTTETLDAAATLSVTECVERMVPSIPKSDLNEVRELLKTNKKLAKMIGHIFEMTDEDPRKEEEIRKYSAIYGRFDSKRKDGKHLTLHELTVNEAAAQLCMKDIALLTRRDELFTLARQISREVTYKYTYRATKSKCEERDEHSPKRIKMEDNFSEYQETLLSLHQQLEALKEQLVLAKAKGEEAAVHSLQVQLEKVVAKQMEVYRNSGYERLQYPERCLSAGLYRQNSEESSPTAMASDSSDGQADSLGMLKDYSQAALNSTERKIIKMEPEDVR
- the NAB1 gene encoding NGFI-A-binding protein 1 isoform X1; the encoded protein is MASSLPRTLGELQLYRILQRANLLSYFDAFIQQGGDDVQQLCEAGEEEFLEIMALVGMASKPLHVRRLQKALRDWVTNPALFNQPLTSLPVSSIPIYKLPESSPSLLGITSSSYERNSNTREPHLKIPKCAATTCVQSVGPGKSDGVGNSPLQSNSEGRHWPSHHTTESEHSLSPADLGSPASPRDTTETLDAAATLSVTECVERMVPSIPKSDLNEVRELLKTNKKLAKMIGHIFEMTDEDPRKEEEIRKYSAIYGRFDSKRKDGKHLTLHELTVNEAAAQLCMKDIALLTRRDELFTLARQISREVTYKYTYRATKSKCEERDEHSPKRIKMEDNFSEYQETLLSLHQQLEALKEQLVLAKAKGEEAAVHSLQVQLEKVVAKQMEVYRNSGYERLQYPERCLSAGLYRQNSEESSPTAMASDSSDGQGERPLNLRMSNHQSRPLQQVMSDGEQHLGKQMCNELSRLYSSSETNSQSSADSLGMLKDYSQAALNSTERKIIKMEPEDVR
- the NAB1 gene encoding NGFI-A-binding protein 1 isoform X4; protein product: MASSLPRTLGELQLYRILQRANLLSYFDAFIQQGGDDVQQLCEAGEEEFLEIMALVGMASKPLHVRRLQKALRDWVTNPALFNQPLTSLPVSSIPIYKLPESSPSLLGITSSSYERNSNTREPHLKIPKCAATTCVQSVGPGKSDGVGNSPLQSNSEGRHWPSHHTTESEHSLSPADLGSPASPRDTTETLDAAATLSVTECVERMVPSIPKSDLNEVRELLKTNKKLAKMIGHIFEMTDEDPRKEEEIRKYSAIYGRFDSKRKDGKHLTLHELTVNEAAAQLCMKDIALLTRRDELFTLARQISREVTYKYTYRATKSKCEERDEHSPKRIKMEDNFSEYQETLLSLHQQLEALKEQLVLAKAKGEEAAVHSLQVQLEKVVAKQMEVYRNSGYERLQYPERCLSAGLYRQNSEESSPTAMASDSSDGQDSLGMLKDYSQAALNSTERKIIKMEPEDVR
- the NAB1 gene encoding NGFI-A-binding protein 1 isoform X2 translates to MASSLPRTLGELQLYRILQRANLLSYFDAFIQQGGDDVQQLCEAGEEEFLEIMALVGMASKPLHVRRLQKALRDWVTNPALFNQPLTSLPVSSIPIYKLPESSPSLLGITSSSYERNSNTREPHLKIPKCAATTCVQSVGPGKSDGVGNSPLQSNSEGRHWPSHHTTESEHSLSPADLGSPASPRDTTETLDAAATLSVTECVERMVPSIPKSDLNEVRELLKTNKKLAKMIGHIFEMTDEDPRKEEEIRKYSAIYGRFDSKRKDGKHLTLHELTVNEAAAQLCMKDIALLTRRDELFTLARQISREVTYKYTYRATKSKCEERDEHSPKRIKMEDNFSEYQETLLSLHQQLEALKEQLVLAKAKGEEAAVHSLQVQLEKVVAKQMEVYRNSGYERLQYPERCLSAGLYRQNSEESSPTAMASDSSDGQGERPLNLRMSNHQSRPLQQVMSDGEQHLGKQMCNELSRLYSSSETNSQSSDSLGMLKDYSQAALNSTERKIIKMEPEDVR